A genome region from Nitrosopumilus oxyclinae includes the following:
- a CDS encoding AN1-type zinc finger domain-containing protein, giving the protein MQSEKCAYCGDLTDLPFQCNYCKDPFCAEHRLPEEHRCVKLSQIRAKRFGERKVIRDGGRNKPNILKRIFRRLRN; this is encoded by the coding sequence ATGCAATCAGAAAAATGCGCTTACTGTGGTGATTTAACTGATTTGCCTTTTCAATGCAATTATTGCAAAGATCCTTTTTGTGCAGAACATAGACTACCTGAAGAACATAGATGTGTAAAACTTAGTCAAATTAGAGCTAAAAGATTTGGAGAGAGAAAAGTTATTCGTGATGGTGGACGTAACAAACCAAATATTTTAAAACGGATTTTTAGAAGACTACGAAATTAA
- a CDS encoding SDR family oxidoreductase, with translation MIKDKVAIITGASSGIGFATALALSKAGAKVAIGARRVDRLEELAKKITSDGGEVFYQKLDVTQRAECDNFAKAVLEKWGSIDILVNNAGLMPLSLFKSLKVDEWDRMVDVNIKGVLYSTGAVISHMKEKKSGHIVNLSSVAGRIVFAGGSVYCATKYAVAAFTEGLRQEFSVRSNIRVTSIEPGVVATELNDTITDESLQGFVENAKKMEALQAEDIANAILYAVDSPPHVNVNEILIRPTTQAL, from the coding sequence ATGATTAAAGATAAAGTTGCAATAATTACCGGAGCTAGTAGTGGAATAGGATTTGCCACTGCTTTGGCCTTATCAAAAGCAGGTGCAAAAGTTGCAATAGGTGCTAGAAGAGTTGACAGATTAGAAGAACTTGCAAAAAAAATTACATCTGATGGTGGAGAAGTATTTTATCAAAAATTAGATGTAACACAAAGAGCTGAATGTGACAATTTTGCAAAAGCAGTTTTAGAGAAATGGGGTTCTATTGACATTCTTGTAAATAATGCAGGTTTGATGCCTTTGAGTTTATTCAAAAGCCTCAAAGTTGATGAATGGGATAGAATGGTTGATGTGAATATCAAAGGTGTTTTGTATTCTACAGGCGCGGTAATCTCACATATGAAAGAAAAAAAATCAGGCCATATAGTTAATCTATCATCCGTAGCAGGAAGAATAGTTTTTGCTGGGGGTAGTGTTTATTGTGCAACTAAATATGCTGTTGCAGCATTTACTGAAGGATTAAGACAAGAATTCAGTGTTCGTTCTAACATTAGAGTAACTAGTATTGAACCAGGAGTTGTTGCAACGGAACTAAATGATACAATTACTGATGAATCTTTACAAGGATTTGTTGAAAATGCAAAGAAGATGGAAGCTTTACAAGCAGAGGATATTGCAAACGCAATTTTGTATGCAGTTGATTCTCCGCCACATGTTAATGTAAATGAGATTTTGATACGACCTACTACTCAAGCACTTTAA